One Triticum dicoccoides isolate Atlit2015 ecotype Zavitan chromosome 3B, WEW_v2.0, whole genome shotgun sequence genomic window, gagattgtcattctgggccccgtatttctacacaatatgtacccctttgagaggttcatgggagtcctaaagaaatatgtccgtaaccgcgctaggccagaaggaagcatctccatgggccatcaaacagaggatgtcatcgggttttgtgttaacttcattcctagccttaagaagataggtcttcctaaatcgcggtatgaggggagactgactggaaaaggcacgcttggaagggactcaataatatgcagggatggatattcttggtctcaagcacactacacaattcCATAGAACTCtatcttggtgaccccgtatgtcgatgaacacaagaacagtttgcgctccaaacacccggagcagtgcgacgactggattacatgtgaacacatcaggactttcagcagttagttggaagcacgtctcagaggtgacaacactgtttgatgagctgtacttgtttcccaggggaccatctttgactgtattgatttggaaaggatacgagataaatgggaatacattttatacgattgaccaagatcaaaagagcaccaaccaaaatagcggtgtccgctttgatgcaacaaccgagaggggaaaggacacatattatggttacatagtggacatatgggaacttgactacggacatgattttaaggtccctttgtttaagtgcaaatgggtcaatctgtcaggaggcgggatacaggtagacccacagtacggaatgacaacagtggatctgaaaaatcttgggtacactgacgaaccggtcgtcctagccaatgatgtggcacaggttatctatgtgaaggacatgtctaccagaccgagaaagagaaaagataaggaagcgaatacatcatacgatgagccaaagcgccacatagttctttcaggaaaaagggacatcgtgggagtggagggcaagacagacatgtctgaagattatgaaaagtttcatgaaattcctcccttcaaagtcaaggctgaccccagcatcctgataaacgatgaagcttatccatggttacgacgcaataagcaaatgacacaagcgaagaaaaagtgaagactttctcccgcaactattatgatgatatcatgccaactttgtaactgacgagtatgataccattgtccgttttgtacatgcacatgctatgtgggtcaatttatgataccatgccaactttcaactttttcagaattcatttgaaatgctttaatgtcttatggttcagcccttgtaataattaaaaatagcaacaataagtattttgttgtaagtagaaacaaaaaaaaataaagcaagaaagaaaacaataaaacaaaaaaagtgttttcaaatttgaaaactaatggcactaacagaaagtttataattttcgtaaaactaaaagcaaaaagaattaaaaaataaagcaaaaaacaaaagaaaataaataatgcagaaaacaaaacaaaaaactggaaaaaaaataaaaatagcaacaataagtaaagaaaactaaaaaacaaaaaatgcctcctactgggcccccacggcctgaatacgactagaaaccttactatgggccaggattcaggcccgcagtaggcccagaaggcccatcaggcaaagcaatatcaAGTAGGTcagaaagcctgcggtggagaggaactcgagaggggtgcggcagtggggcttataaaccaccgcgcgcccctctcaactagcgaggtgggactaaactttggccccgacgcgggcagcacaggggcctttggtctcggttggtggcaccaaccgggactaaagggggggcattggtcccggttggtggcaccaaccggtaccaaaggccgccacttcccgccctttgggctgccgaaaagaggcctttggtcccggttggtggcaccaaccaggactaaaggatgcattagtcccggttggtttcacgaaccgggaccaatggctttgctatataagcaaacactttgcaaaaattcagaatttcatcgccagttgcccccgacgatgtcgacctcctcgacgccgccaggctgctccacctcgccgtcaccgccgccgtcgccaaggccgtcgcctccccgagcccgcgccgtcctcatcgccggcctccctgagcccgcgccgtcctcgtccccgtcgccgcgtgcCTCCCTGAGCCCACCCTCCTCGTCCCTGTTGTCGTGTGCCGCCTGAGACCGCCGTCCCCATCACCGCGTGCCGCCCCGAGCCCCTGCACCGTCCCGCCCCCGCGTGccggcgccctcgccgcccccactgtcaccatcgtcatcgctagccgcccccgctgtgagccgccgcgccgccccggctctgtttttttcatttttattagtttaattttttttgttcatatatatatatatatatataggataggtctattatgataacacccttaagagtcttattctgcacaccactttcttattctgctaacacccccaCTCGCCCCCCACACCCACGATTCCTTCCCAACCAAACCCCATCGGCCTCCTCCTCTCGCGCACCCCACCTCTATCTACCACGACTCCCCTCCTCCCGATCCACCTTCTGCCCCGCCACCGTCACCCTCCCTTGATCCACCTTCttccctcgccggcgccgccctcccCCGATTCACCTTCTTTCCCCGCCGGCGCTGCCCTCCCCCAATCCACCTTCTCCCCTCGCTGGTGCCGCCCTCTCCCGATCCAACTTCTTCCCCTGCCGGCGCCAACCCACCCGTATCCAGCTTCTTCCCCCCACTGGCGTCGCGCCACCCGTGCGCGCCCATGCTCTTACCCCTCTTCTCCCGCTTCGATTCCGGCCCCGTCAAGCGACGCGCCGCCGCCGCGACGAGACCCATATGGCCGCCGCAACGCCGCCCCACATCCTCACCTTTTTCACCCCTGGATCCAAAAAAAGCACATGGCGCAGTCCCTGCCTCCTCCGCCCTGGATCCATGCAGCCCTTGCCTGCTCCACCATTGGCCGCTGTCCCGTGCAGCACCGCCCTGCCCGACCTCGGCCTGCCCCATTGCGCCGCCTCCACGAGCTGGCACCCATCGCTGGATCCGGTCGCCACGAGCCCCAACGAGGCGCCAGCGGTGGATCCGGCCGCCACAGCCGATGCCACCACCGGTCGCTGGCCGTTCACCCCCGAGACCCGAGGGCCTCCTGCAAGCATGGCGAGGAGAGCACTTCTTGGCCGTTTGCCGGTCCACATCGTGAGGTTCACCGACCACATGACTGCAGTGCAGTTGACCCCTTCATGTGCAGCGAGATCCCCG contains:
- the LOC119277887 gene encoding uncharacterized protein LOC119277887 — translated: MAQSLPPPPWIHAALACSTIGRCPVQHRPARPRPAPLRRLHELAPIAGSGRHEPQRGASGGSGRHSRCHHRSLAVHPRDPRASCKHGEESTSWPFAGPHREVHRPHDCSAVDPFMCSEIPAALSRKCTAASAVDSEKKQQKLSDIQADVQESKSLMQLTFAKSSDETANYFIPPLRYEQHAAIDDSICSALAGAVSCIFKICLAGAGVLVLLQLRTFFLQILPVCSTTVLMSFGVPLVR